From a single Phragmites australis chromosome 7, lpPhrAust1.1, whole genome shotgun sequence genomic region:
- the LOC133924200 gene encoding G-type lectin S-receptor-like serine/threonine-protein kinase At2g19130 yields the protein MRPLLVLSGLLFSLHTPSCSVATDTLSRGHALSGDERLVSGNGKFALGFFQTGSKSSHNTLNWYLGIWYNRVPKLTPVWTANGDNPLTDPTSSELTISNGGNLVILNQSTNSVVWSTQINTTNNTVAILLNNGNLILQNSSHSSNVLWQSFDYPTDTFLPGAKLGWDKVTGLNRRLVSRKNLIDLAPGRYCEELDPSGVNQFIFTLLNLSIPYWFSGVWNGQYFPSVPEMSAQGSGPAMSNFTFVSNDQEKYFTYNLLDETIVTHHLLDVSGRTTTSIWLESSQDWVMHYAQPRAQCDVYAVCGPFTVCNDNELLFCKCMKGFSIGSPEDWELEDRTGGCIRNTPLDCVSNKSTGSSTDKFYSIPCVRLPHNAHHIEAATSADKCETVCLIKCSCTAYSYYLGDCFIWHNELLNVKQQQCNDITDTNGGTLFLRLSEKEEQSQENSVRGTMIAISLGVSFPILFSLALVLKIWWNKRKRYSFTLNNAQGGSGIVAFRYTDLQHATKNFSEKLGEGGFGSIFKGFLRDSTTVAVKRLDGVHQGEKQFRAEVSSLGLIQHINLIKLIGFCCSSDRKLLVYEYMPNRSLDIHLFSGDAEVLNWNTRYQIALGVARGLAYLHESCRDCIIHCDVKPQNILLDESFIPKIADFGMAKFLGRDFSRALTTMRGTIGYLAPEWISGVAITPKVDVYSYGMLLLEIVSGRRNSHREYTTISDDDAYFPVQVARKLLVGDVGSLVDHKLHGDVNIKEAERACKVACWCIQDNEVDRPTMGEVVQILEGLIEVGMPPMPRLLQAIAGGSHSA from the coding sequence ATGCGTCCCCTCCTTGTTCTTTCTGGGCTTCTTTTCTCCCTGCACACTCCCTCGTGCTCCGTGGCCACGGACACACTCTCACGCGGCCATGCACTCTCGGGGGACGAGAGGCTCGTCTCCGGCAATGGCAAGTTCGCGCTCGGCTTCTTCCAGACCGGCAGTAAGTCCTCCCACAACACTCTGAACTGGTACTTGGGCATATGGTACAACAGAGTCCCCAAGCTTACCCCAGTGTGGACTGCCAACGGGGACAACCCACTCACGGACCCCACCTCGTCGGAGCTCACAATCTCCAATGGTGGTAACCTGGTCATCTTGAACCAATCCACCAACTCCGTGGTCTGGTCCACCCAAATAAATACAACCAACAACACCGTAGCTATACTGTTGAACAATGGAAACCTCATCCTACAGAACTCCTCACACTCATCCAATGTGTTGTGGCAGAGCTTTGACTACCCCACAGACACTTTCCTCCCTGGTGCAAAACTTGGCTGGGACAAGGTCACTGGCTTGAACCGCCGTCTTGTTTCTAGGAAGAATTTGATCGATCTAGCTCCTGGAAGATACTGTGAGGAGTTGGACCCAAGTGGTGTTAATCAGTTCATCTTCACACTATTGAACTTGTCCATACCATATTGGTTCAGCGGGGTATGGAACGGCCAATACTTTCCCTCGGTGCCAGAGATGTCAGCGCAGGGATCAGGGCCTGCCATGTCCAATTTTACATTTGTCAGTAATGACCAAGAGAAGTATTTCACATATAACTTACTAGATGAAACGATAGTTACCCATCATCTATTGGATGTCTCAGGTCGAACAACGACATCCATTTGGCTTGAGAGCTCACAAGATTGGGTAATGCACTACGCCCAACCTAGAGCTCAGTGTGATGTCTATGCAGTATGTGGACCTTTCACAGTTTGTAACGATAATGAGCTTCTGTTCTGCAAATGCATGAAGGGTTTCTCCATAGGATCACCAGAGGATTGGGAGCTAGAGGATAGAACAGGTGGGTGCATCAGAAATACTCCATTGGACTGTGTTAGCAACAAAAGCACAGGAAGTTCAACCGACAAGTTCTATTCTATACCATGTGTCAGGCTACCTCATAACGCTCACCACATAGAAGCTGCTACCAGTGCAGATAAATGTGAAACAGTTTGCTTAATTAAGTGTTCTTGTACTGCATATTCCTATTACCTTGGTGACTGCTTCATCTGGCACAATGAATTACTCAATGTGAAACAGCAGCAGTGTAATGACATAACTGATACTAATGGAGGAACTTTATTCCTTCGCCTTTCTGAGAAAGAGGAGCAAAGTCAGGAAAACAGTGTAAGAGGAACGATGATTGCCATCAGCCTTGGTGTAAGCTTTCCCATCTTGTTTTCTCTGGCACTTGTACTAAAGATTTGGTGGAACAAGAGAAAGAGGTATAGCTTCACATTGAACAATGCTCAAGGTGGTAGTGGAATTGTTGCATTTAGATATACTGATTTGCAGCATGCAACTAagaacttctcagaaaagctggGAGAAGGCGGCTTTGGTTCAATATTCAAGGGATTTCTACGCGACTCAACAACCGTAGCTGTTAAAAGGCTTGATGGAGTGCACCAAGGAGAGAAACAGTTCAGGGCTGAAGTTAGCTCGCTTGGACTTATccaacatataaatttaattaagCTAATTGGCTTCTGTTGCAGCAGTGATAGAAAATTGCTTGTCTATGAATATATGCCAAATCGTTCCCTTGACATCCATCTATTCTCAGGCGATGCTGAAGTCTTGAACTGGAATACAAGGTATCAAATTGCTCTTGGAGTAGCTAGAGGACTAGCCTATTTGCATGAGAGCTGCCGAGACTGCATTATACACTGTGACGTTAAACCTCAAAACATACTTCTAGATGAATCATTCATCCCAAAAATTGCGGACTTCGGAATGGCAAAGTTTTTAGGAAGGGATTTCAGCCGAGCTTTGACTACAATGAGAGGAACCATAGGATATCTTGCACCTGAATGGATTAGTGGAGTGGCCATCACACCAAAAGTTGATGTTTACAGTTATGGAATGCTTTTGTTGGAAATTGTTTCAGGCAGGAGGAACTCGCATAGAGAATATACCACTAttagtgatgatgatgcttaTTTTCCTGTGCAAGTCGCACGTAAGCTTCTTGTCGGAGATGTTGGAAGCTTGGTGGATCACAAATTACATGGGGATGTAAATATAAAGGAAGCTGAAAGAGCTTGTAAGGTTGCTTGTTGGTGCATCCAAGACAATGAGGTCGATCGACCGACGATGGGTGAAGTGGTTCAAATTCTGGAGGGTTTAATAGAAGTTGGCATGCCTCCAATGCCGAGACTACTTCAAGCTATTGCAGGGGGCTCTCATTCAGCTTGA